Proteins encoded by one window of Xanthomonas sp. DAR 80977:
- a CDS encoding efflux RND transporter periplasmic adaptor subunit has translation MTSPLRSLALACAVVVVLASCKKQEQQAMPPPDVGVLEAKPQTLPLQRDMVGRLSAYRSADVRARVAGVLEKRLYTEGTDVKEGQPLFQIDPAPLRASLASAQGQLASAEATYANAKVAANRARSLAPQSYVSKSDLDTAEATERTSAASVQQARAAVETARINLGYATVTAPIAGRAGKQQVTEGALVGQGDTTLLTTIDQLDPLYVNFSMSSDELAQLRQAQTQGNVALNAEGKSTVQVKLGDGSTYAQSGTLDFSDTAVDPSTGSVTLRALLPNPDRVLLPGAFVSFAANLGQRNNAYLIPQEAIQRDAKGAYALVVGKDSKVARKDVVTVGQQDGKWIISSGLAAGDQVIVSGLQKAKEGAPAKATPWTPGAPAGAPGQAPGAAAPQGQAAAGAAPQDKAAGQPQGAANGDTPAAAADSKPEQQ, from the coding sequence ATGACCTCCCCGTTGCGTTCCCTCGCCCTGGCCTGCGCCGTCGTGGTGGTGTTGGCGTCCTGCAAGAAACAGGAACAGCAGGCCATGCCGCCGCCGGACGTGGGCGTGCTGGAGGCCAAGCCGCAGACCCTGCCGCTGCAGCGCGACATGGTCGGCCGCCTGTCCGCCTACCGCAGCGCCGACGTGCGCGCACGCGTGGCCGGGGTGCTGGAGAAGCGCCTGTACACCGAAGGCACCGACGTGAAGGAAGGCCAGCCGCTGTTCCAGATCGATCCGGCGCCGCTGCGCGCCTCGCTGGCCTCGGCGCAGGGCCAGCTGGCCTCGGCCGAGGCGACCTACGCCAACGCCAAGGTCGCCGCCAACCGCGCGCGCAGCCTGGCCCCGCAGTCCTACGTGTCCAAGTCCGACCTGGACACCGCCGAAGCCACCGAGCGCACCTCCGCCGCCTCCGTGCAGCAGGCGCGCGCCGCGGTGGAAACCGCGCGCATCAACCTGGGCTATGCCACCGTCACCGCGCCGATCGCCGGCCGCGCCGGCAAGCAGCAGGTCACCGAAGGCGCGCTGGTCGGCCAGGGCGACACCACCCTGCTGACCACGATCGACCAGCTCGACCCGCTGTACGTGAACTTCTCGATGAGTTCGGACGAACTGGCGCAGCTGCGCCAGGCGCAGACCCAGGGCAACGTGGCCCTGAACGCTGAAGGCAAGTCCACCGTGCAGGTCAAGCTCGGCGACGGCAGCACCTACGCCCAGTCCGGCACGCTGGACTTCTCCGATACCGCGGTCGATCCGAGCACCGGCTCGGTGACCCTGCGCGCGCTGCTGCCGAATCCGGACCGGGTGCTGCTGCCTGGTGCGTTCGTGAGCTTCGCCGCCAACCTGGGCCAGCGCAACAACGCCTACCTGATCCCGCAGGAAGCGATCCAGCGCGATGCCAAGGGCGCCTATGCGCTGGTGGTCGGCAAGGACAGCAAGGTCGCGCGCAAGGACGTGGTCACGGTCGGCCAGCAGGACGGCAAGTGGATCATCAGCTCCGGCCTGGCGGCCGGCGACCAGGTCATCGTCTCCGGCCTGCAGAAGGCCAAGGAAGGCGCGCCTGCCAAGGCCACGCCGTGGACGCCGGGCGCCCCGGCAGGCGCACCGGGCCAGGCCCCGGGCGCTGCCGCGCCGCAGGGCCAGGCTGCCGCTGGCGCCGCGCCGCAGGACAAGGCCGCCGGCCAACCGCAGGGCGCAGCGAACGGCGACACGCCGGCCGCCGCGGCCGATTCCAAGCCCGAGCAGCAGTAA
- a CDS encoding multidrug efflux RND transporter permease subunit, whose protein sequence is MPKFFIEHPVFAWVVAILISLSGVIAILNLGVESYPSIAPPQVTVTATYPGASADTTERSVTQVIEQQLTGIDHLLYFSSSSSSSGTATVTLTFETGTNADIAQVQVQNKVSLATPRLPSEVTAQGVVVAKANAGFLSVIALRSENPSIDRSALNDIVGSRVLEQISRVPGVGSTQQFGAEYAMDIWLNPEKLQGYHLSPSQVYNAISAQNVQFAAGSIGSDPAPSGQSFTATVTAEGRFSSPEQFENIILRADSNGSVVRLKDVARVAFGPTSFGVDTQYNGKPTGAFAIQLLPGANALSVTEAVKAKMDELQPSFPQGVTWFTPYESTTFVRISIEEVVKTLIEAIVLVFLVMLVFLQNFRATIIPTLVIPVALLGTFLGMWVIGFTINQLTLFAMVLAIGIVVDDAIVVIENVERIMSEEHMAPKAATQKAMTQITGAVVAITVVLAAVFIPSAMQPGAAGAIYKQFAITIAMAMGFSAFLALSFTPALCAAFLKATHNENPNWVYRTFNKYYDKLSHRYVGAVGGTIRRAPRWMAVFALLVVLCGFLFTRMPSSFLPEEDQGFALAIVQLPPGATVGRTNEVFTQMRGVLEQQKAVEGMLQVAGFSFLGRGENVGMGFIRLKPWADRDVTATDLIQQLNGMFYGIKGAQIFVVNLPTVNGLGQFGGFDMWLQDRTGAGEEALTQARNILLGKAAARQDALAGVRPNGLENAPQLQLSVDRVQAQSMGLSVSDIYQSIQMMLAPVYVNDFFYEGRIKRVNMQADAPFRTGPESLSNFYVPSSSATDSDGLPQMIPLSTVVKSNWIYSSPSLSRYNGYSAVNVVGNPAPGGSSGQAMSAMEEIVNTDLPPGFGFDWSGMSYQEIIAGNSATLLLVLSIVVVFLCLAALYESWSIPVSVLLVVPIGVLGAVTFSLLRGLPYDIYFKIGLITVIGLAAKNAILIVEFAVEQRAAGKTLREAATEAAHLRFRPILMTSFAFILGVLPMAISTGAGANARHSIGTGVIGGMVFATVLGVLFIPLFFVVVRRMLGDKLDEPSKEYAALQQEGQSRNQPDR, encoded by the coding sequence ATGCCTAAGTTCTTCATCGAACACCCGGTCTTCGCCTGGGTGGTGGCGATCCTGATCTCGCTCAGCGGCGTGATCGCCATCCTCAACCTCGGCGTCGAGTCCTATCCCTCGATCGCGCCGCCGCAGGTCACCGTCACCGCGACCTACCCCGGCGCCAGCGCCGACACCACCGAACGCTCGGTCACCCAGGTGATCGAGCAGCAGCTGACCGGCATCGATCACCTGCTGTATTTCAGCTCCTCGTCCTCCTCCAGCGGCACCGCCACCGTCACCCTGACCTTCGAGACCGGCACCAATGCCGACATCGCCCAGGTGCAGGTGCAGAACAAGGTGTCGCTGGCGACGCCGCGCCTGCCCTCGGAAGTGACCGCGCAGGGCGTGGTGGTGGCCAAGGCCAACGCCGGCTTCCTCAGCGTGATCGCCTTGCGTTCGGAGAACCCCTCGATCGACCGCAGCGCGCTCAACGACATCGTCGGCTCGCGCGTGCTGGAGCAGATCTCGCGCGTGCCCGGCGTCGGCAGCACCCAGCAGTTCGGCGCCGAATACGCGATGGACATCTGGCTCAATCCCGAGAAGCTGCAGGGTTACCACCTGTCGCCGAGCCAGGTGTACAACGCGATCAGCGCGCAGAACGTGCAGTTCGCCGCCGGCTCGATCGGCTCGGATCCGGCCCCGTCCGGGCAGTCGTTCACCGCCACGGTCACCGCCGAAGGCCGCTTCAGCTCGCCCGAGCAATTCGAGAACATCATCCTGCGCGCGGACAGCAACGGCAGCGTGGTGCGGCTGAAGGACGTGGCGCGGGTCGCGTTCGGCCCGACCAGCTTCGGCGTGGACACCCAGTACAACGGCAAGCCGACCGGCGCGTTCGCGATCCAGCTGCTGCCCGGCGCCAACGCGCTGAGCGTGACCGAGGCGGTCAAGGCCAAGATGGACGAGCTGCAGCCCAGCTTCCCGCAGGGGGTGACCTGGTTCACCCCGTACGAGAGCACCACCTTCGTGCGGATCTCGATCGAGGAAGTGGTCAAGACCCTGATCGAGGCGATCGTGCTGGTGTTCCTGGTGATGCTGGTGTTCCTGCAGAACTTCCGCGCCACCATCATCCCCACCCTGGTGATCCCGGTGGCCTTGCTGGGCACCTTCCTGGGCATGTGGGTGATCGGCTTCACCATCAACCAGCTGACCCTGTTCGCGATGGTGCTGGCGATCGGCATCGTGGTCGACGATGCGATCGTGGTGATCGAGAACGTCGAACGCATCATGTCCGAAGAGCACATGGCGCCGAAGGCGGCCACGCAGAAGGCGATGACCCAGATCACCGGCGCGGTGGTGGCGATCACCGTGGTGCTGGCGGCGGTGTTCATCCCCTCGGCGATGCAGCCCGGCGCGGCCGGCGCGATCTACAAGCAGTTCGCGATCACCATCGCCATGGCGATGGGGTTCTCGGCGTTCCTGGCGCTGAGCTTCACCCCGGCGCTGTGCGCGGCGTTCCTGAAGGCCACCCACAACGAGAACCCGAACTGGGTGTACCGCACCTTCAACAAGTACTACGACAAGCTGTCGCACCGCTACGTCGGCGCGGTCGGCGGCACCATCCGCCGCGCGCCGCGCTGGATGGCGGTGTTCGCGTTGCTGGTGGTGCTGTGCGGCTTCCTGTTCACGCGCATGCCGAGCAGCTTCCTGCCCGAGGAAGACCAGGGCTTCGCGCTGGCGATCGTGCAGCTGCCGCCGGGCGCCACGGTCGGCCGCACCAACGAGGTGTTCACGCAGATGCGCGGCGTGCTCGAGCAGCAGAAGGCCGTGGAAGGCATGCTGCAGGTGGCCGGCTTCAGCTTCCTGGGCCGCGGCGAGAACGTCGGCATGGGCTTCATCCGGCTCAAGCCGTGGGCCGACCGCGACGTCACCGCCACCGACCTGATCCAGCAGTTGAACGGGATGTTCTACGGCATCAAGGGCGCGCAGATCTTCGTGGTCAACCTGCCCACGGTGAACGGCCTGGGCCAGTTCGGCGGCTTCGACATGTGGCTGCAGGACCGCACCGGCGCCGGCGAGGAAGCGCTGACGCAGGCGCGCAACATCCTGCTCGGCAAGGCCGCCGCGCGCCAGGACGCGCTGGCCGGGGTGCGCCCCAACGGCCTGGAGAACGCGCCGCAGCTGCAGCTGAGCGTGGACCGCGTGCAGGCGCAGTCGATGGGCCTGTCGGTCAGCGACATCTACCAGTCGATCCAGATGATGCTGGCGCCGGTATACGTCAACGACTTCTTCTACGAAGGCCGCATCAAGCGCGTCAACATGCAGGCCGACGCGCCTTTCCGCACCGGACCGGAGTCGCTGAGCAACTTCTACGTGCCCAGCAGCAGCGCCACCGACAGCGACGGCCTGCCGCAGATGATCCCGCTGAGCACGGTGGTGAAGTCGAACTGGATCTACAGCTCGCCGTCGCTGAGCCGCTACAACGGCTATTCGGCGGTCAACGTGGTCGGCAATCCGGCCCCGGGCGGCAGTTCCGGCCAGGCGATGAGCGCGATGGAGGAGATCGTCAACACCGACCTGCCGCCGGGCTTCGGCTTCGACTGGAGCGGCATGTCCTACCAGGAGATCATCGCCGGCAACAGCGCCACGCTGCTGCTGGTGCTGTCGATCGTGGTGGTGTTCCTGTGCCTGGCGGCGCTGTACGAGAGCTGGTCGATCCCGGTGTCGGTGCTGCTGGTGGTGCCGATCGGCGTGCTCGGCGCGGTCACCTTCTCGCTGCTGCGCGGCCTGCCCTACGACATCTACTTCAAGATCGGCCTGATCACGGTGATCGGCCTGGCGGCGAAGAACGCGATCCTGATCGTGGAATTCGCGGTGGAGCAGCGCGCGGCGGGCAAGACCTTGCGCGAGGCGGCCACCGAGGCGGCGCACCTGCGCTTCCGCCCGATCCTGATGACCTCGTTCGCGTTCATCCTCGGCGTGCTGCCGATGGCGATCTCCACCGGCGCCGGCGCCAACGCGCGCCACTCGATCGGCACCGGCGTGATCGGCGGCATGGTGTTCGCCACCGTGCTCGGCGTGCTGTTCATCCCGCTGTTCTTCGTGGTGGTGCGGCGCATGCTCGGCGACAAGCTGGACGAGCCGTCGAAGGAATACGCGGCGCTGCAGCAGGAAGGGCAGTCGCGGAATCAGCCGGATCGGTGA
- a CDS encoding NAD kinase yields the protein MPSSPRICFLASTAPPALAARDQLIARYGDHAPAEADVLCALGGDGFMLQTLHRHGGLGKPVFGMKLGTVGFLMNQYLDDDLVARLAQAEPAKLRPLEMLAQTESGTTTGSLAYNEVSLLRQTRQAAHVSIDLNGQTRVDELICDGVMVATPAGSTAYNSSAHGPILPLGSHTLALTPIAPYRPRRWRGAILKADIEVRLRVLDPYKRPVSVTADSHETRDVVEVTIRESRDRLVTLLFDPEHNLEERILSEQFMV from the coding sequence CTGCCGTCTTCCCCCCGCATCTGTTTTCTCGCCAGCACCGCGCCGCCGGCGCTGGCGGCGCGCGACCAGCTGATCGCGCGCTATGGCGACCATGCGCCGGCCGAGGCCGATGTGCTGTGCGCGCTCGGCGGCGACGGCTTCATGCTGCAGACCCTGCACCGCCACGGCGGGCTGGGCAAGCCGGTGTTCGGCATGAAGCTGGGCACGGTCGGCTTCCTGATGAACCAGTATCTGGACGACGACCTGGTGGCGCGCCTGGCGCAGGCCGAGCCGGCCAAGCTGCGGCCGCTGGAGATGCTGGCGCAGACCGAATCCGGCACCACCACCGGTTCGCTGGCCTACAACGAAGTGTCGCTGCTGCGGCAGACCCGCCAGGCCGCGCATGTCAGCATCGACCTCAACGGCCAGACCCGGGTCGACGAACTGATCTGCGACGGGGTGATGGTGGCCACGCCGGCCGGCAGCACCGCCTACAACTCCTCGGCGCACGGTCCGATCCTGCCGCTGGGCTCGCACACGCTGGCGCTGACCCCGATCGCGCCGTACCGGCCGCGGCGCTGGCGCGGCGCGATCCTCAAGGCCGACATCGAGGTGCGCCTGCGCGTGCTCGATCCGTACAAGCGCCCGGTCAGCGTCACCGCCGACTCGCACGAGACCCGCGACGTGGTCGAAGTCACCATCCGCGAATCGCGCGACCGCCTGGTCACGCTGCTGTTCGATCCGGAACACAACCTGGAGGAGCGGATCTTGAGCGAGCAATTTATGGTTTGA
- a CDS encoding NAD-glutamate dehydrogenase — protein MKPKSDASRSSKSSAAATSKSASKPVPASSRPAAAASARKAKPAPVAGKRGAAPVPATAQVIDAAPAATGFSLEPVYAALRKRYPAARQAEAQVFAEQFYKRMEEDEFPHHSAPEWAALAASMLEFARKRKPGTVNVRVFNPSLKEDGWESSRTVLQIVNDDMPFLVDSVSMALSELGIGVHVLGHPVLRMSRDKSGKLETVGEGKPESLMLLEIDRQPPEDMPRVDAAIQRILGEVRNIVRDWSGMREKMLTLADDLTTRRLPVDDKGRREAQEFLRWAAADHFTFFGYREYRVEKQGGEDVLAPLEDSGLGLLRGHDKSPARPVRTLAAHGLSESGIKEALILTKTNARSRVHRSGYMDYIGVLEFDAKGRIVAEQRFLGLFTSSAYNRRPWEIPLVRERHDYVMRSSGLTPSSHSGKALRHILETLPREELFQSNEEELYRTAMGILGLQERVRSRLFLRRDKYGRFISALVYIPRERFNTDVRLRIEALLKDALHGEYIDSSVVLGESPLAQLHLIVRPKPGEALEFDTTELESRLAHLLRNWQDDLREALVASRGERDGLRLAASYGRALPAGYIEESTAQIAARDVERLAALRGPDDLHLSLQSLRRDGADSLRLKLYRQRDDLPLSDVLPMMENLGLRVISERPYRLTVDGTPLYIQDFEVEPLAGSIDVARADAPLCEAFVRIWRGDAENDGFNRLIVGAGLGWRQVAILRGYCKYLLQTGVPFSQAYVEETCSRYPLLARLLVELFEARFDPATGSESKAQIADGQAALSAQLTLLAAGDDAALKALQPVIDARRGDRAAQLEAAGAALLKLFDQVASLDEDRILRSFKGVIQATLRTSYYQTGKDGQPGHCISFKLDSAKVPELPKPRPYREIFVYGPRVEGVHLRFGAVARGGLRWSDRREDFRTEVLGLVKAQMVKNTVIVPVGAKGGFFCKRSPVGGDRDAVLAEGIACYKLFIQGLLDITDNIVGGKIVAPPQVVRHDQDDPYLVVAADKGTATFSDIANGLAIDHGFWLGDAFASGGSVGYDHKGMGITARGAWESVKRHFRALGRDCQSEDFSVVGIGDMSGDVFGNGMLLSRHIRLLAAFDHRHIFLDPAPDAAASFAERERLFKLPRSSWADYDARLISAGGGIYPRTLKSIEISAPVREALGLEAGVRQLSPNELMNAILKAPVDLFWNGGIGTYVKAASESHGDVGDRANNGLRVNGGELRCRIVGEGGNLGLTQLGRIEAAQAGVLLNTDFIDNSAGVDTSDHEVNIKILLNDVVQAKKLTVAARNTLLASMTDEVAELVLWDNIRQNQALSLMERMSVKRLGSKQHFIRTLEAQGLLDRQIEYLPSDAEISARKARGQGLTRPELAVLLSYSKLVAFQQLLESDIPEDPYLSKELQRYFPQPLQKKYADAMERHRLKREIIATAVTNTTINRMGATFLMRMQEDTGRSIGEVAKAYTISRETLDARALWTQIDALDGQVPESVQIDALEVIWKLQRAFVRWLLFRPGPMPGITAAVERYHEPFNDIRVASGVLPDAQRPLYEALVQEWQDKGLPPALAQQLSELRFLEPAFDIIEMARTRKLKPVEVSKVHFRLGEALQLPWIFEQIDALEVNGRWHAVARGVLRDELAKHHSALAGQALALPGANAEAKVQQWLQRDDSSLRFTLNMLQELSAQKSLDYPTVSVAVQRLGQLAAHGV, from the coding sequence ATGAAACCCAAATCAGACGCCTCCCGTTCCAGCAAGTCCTCGGCCGCCGCCACCAGCAAGTCCGCGTCCAAGCCCGTTCCCGCTTCGTCCAGGCCCGCCGCGGCGGCGTCCGCCAGGAAGGCCAAGCCCGCGCCGGTCGCCGGCAAGCGCGGCGCGGCGCCGGTGCCGGCCACTGCGCAGGTGATCGATGCGGCGCCGGCCGCGACCGGTTTCAGCCTGGAGCCGGTGTACGCGGCGTTGCGCAAGCGCTACCCGGCCGCGCGCCAGGCCGAGGCGCAGGTGTTCGCCGAACAGTTCTACAAGCGCATGGAGGAGGACGAGTTCCCCCACCACAGCGCGCCGGAATGGGCCGCGCTGGCGGCGTCGATGCTGGAATTCGCGCGCAAGCGCAAGCCGGGCACGGTCAACGTGCGGGTGTTCAATCCGAGCCTGAAGGAGGATGGCTGGGAGTCCTCGCGCACGGTGCTGCAGATCGTCAACGACGACATGCCGTTCCTGGTGGATTCGGTGAGCATGGCGCTGTCGGAACTGGGCATCGGCGTGCACGTGCTCGGCCATCCGGTGCTGCGCATGAGCCGCGACAAGAGCGGCAAGCTGGAGACGGTGGGCGAGGGCAAGCCGGAATCGCTGATGCTGCTGGAGATCGACCGGCAGCCGCCGGAGGACATGCCGCGGGTCGATGCGGCGATCCAGCGCATCCTCGGCGAGGTGCGCAACATCGTGCGCGACTGGAGCGGCATGCGCGAGAAGATGCTGACCCTGGCCGACGACCTGACCACGCGGCGCCTGCCGGTGGACGACAAGGGCCGGCGCGAGGCGCAGGAGTTCCTGCGCTGGGCCGCTGCCGACCACTTCACCTTCTTCGGCTACCGCGAGTACCGGGTCGAGAAGCAGGGCGGCGAAGACGTGCTGGCGCCGCTGGAGGACAGCGGCCTGGGCCTGCTGCGCGGCCACGACAAGTCGCCGGCGCGGCCGGTGCGCACCCTGGCCGCGCACGGCCTCAGCGAATCGGGCATCAAGGAAGCGCTGATCCTGACCAAGACCAATGCGCGCTCGCGGGTGCACCGCAGCGGCTACATGGACTACATCGGCGTGCTGGAATTCGACGCCAAGGGCCGCATCGTCGCCGAGCAGCGCTTCCTCGGCCTGTTCACCTCCAGCGCCTACAACCGCCGGCCGTGGGAGATCCCGCTGGTGCGCGAGCGCCACGACTACGTGATGCGCAGCTCCGGGCTGACCCCGAGCAGCCACAGCGGCAAGGCATTGCGCCACATCCTGGAGACGCTGCCGCGCGAGGAGCTGTTCCAGTCCAACGAGGAAGAGCTGTACCGCACCGCGATGGGCATCCTCGGCCTGCAGGAGCGGGTGCGCAGCCGCCTGTTCCTGCGCCGCGACAAGTACGGCCGCTTCATCTCCGCACTGGTCTACATCCCGCGCGAGCGCTTCAACACCGACGTGCGCCTGCGCATCGAGGCGCTGCTGAAGGACGCGCTGCACGGCGAGTACATCGACTCCAGCGTGGTGCTGGGCGAATCGCCGCTGGCGCAGCTGCACCTGATCGTGCGGCCCAAGCCCGGCGAAGCGCTGGAATTCGACACCACCGAACTGGAATCGCGCCTGGCGCACCTGCTGCGCAACTGGCAGGACGACCTGCGCGAGGCGCTGGTGGCCAGCCGCGGCGAGCGCGACGGCCTGCGCCTGGCGGCCAGCTACGGCCGCGCGCTGCCGGCCGGCTACATCGAGGAATCGACCGCGCAGATCGCCGCGCGCGACGTCGAGCGCCTGGCCGCGCTGCGCGGTCCCGACGACCTGCACCTGAGCCTGCAGTCGCTGCGCCGCGACGGCGCCGACAGCCTGCGCCTGAAGCTGTACCGGCAGCGCGACGACCTGCCGCTGTCGGACGTGCTGCCGATGATGGAGAACCTGGGCCTGCGGGTGATCTCCGAGCGCCCGTACCGGCTCACCGTGGACGGCACGCCGCTGTACATCCAGGACTTCGAAGTGGAGCCGCTGGCCGGCAGCATCGACGTGGCCCGCGCCGACGCGCCGCTGTGCGAGGCGTTCGTGCGCATCTGGCGCGGCGACGCCGAGAACGACGGCTTCAACCGCCTGATCGTCGGCGCCGGCCTGGGCTGGCGCCAGGTGGCGATCCTGCGCGGCTACTGCAAGTACCTGCTGCAGACCGGCGTGCCGTTCTCGCAGGCCTATGTGGAAGAGACCTGCAGCCGCTATCCGCTGCTGGCGCGGCTGCTGGTGGAACTGTTCGAGGCGCGCTTCGATCCGGCCACCGGCAGCGAGAGCAAGGCGCAGATCGCCGATGGCCAGGCCGCCCTGTCGGCGCAGCTGACCCTGCTGGCGGCCGGCGACGACGCCGCGCTGAAGGCGCTGCAGCCGGTGATCGACGCGCGCCGCGGCGACCGCGCCGCACAGCTGGAGGCGGCCGGCGCCGCGCTGCTGAAGCTGTTCGACCAGGTCGCCAGCCTCGACGAGGACCGCATCCTGCGCAGCTTCAAGGGCGTGATCCAGGCGACCCTGCGCACCAGCTACTACCAGACCGGCAAGGACGGCCAGCCGGGCCACTGCATCAGCTTCAAGCTCGATTCGGCCAAGGTGCCGGAGCTGCCCAAACCGCGTCCGTACCGCGAGATCTTCGTGTACGGCCCGCGCGTGGAAGGCGTGCACCTGCGCTTCGGCGCGGTGGCGCGCGGCGGCCTGCGCTGGTCCGACCGGCGCGAGGATTTCCGCACCGAGGTGCTGGGCCTGGTCAAGGCGCAGATGGTCAAGAACACGGTGATCGTGCCGGTCGGCGCCAAGGGCGGCTTCTTCTGCAAGCGCTCCCCGGTCGGCGGCGACCGCGACGCGGTGCTGGCCGAGGGCATCGCCTGCTACAAGCTGTTCATCCAGGGCCTGCTCGACATCACCGACAACATCGTCGGCGGCAAGATCGTGGCGCCGCCGCAGGTGGTGCGCCACGACCAGGACGATCCGTACCTGGTGGTCGCCGCAGACAAGGGCACCGCCACGTTCTCCGACATCGCCAACGGGCTGGCGATCGACCATGGCTTCTGGCTCGGCGACGCGTTCGCCTCCGGCGGCTCGGTCGGCTACGACCACAAGGGCATGGGCATCACCGCGCGCGGCGCCTGGGAGTCGGTCAAGCGCCATTTCCGCGCGCTGGGCCGCGACTGCCAGAGCGAGGACTTCAGCGTGGTCGGCATCGGCGACATGTCCGGCGACGTGTTCGGCAACGGCATGCTGCTGTCGCGGCACATCCGCCTGCTGGCCGCGTTCGACCACCGCCACATCTTCCTGGATCCGGCCCCGGACGCCGCCGCCTCGTTCGCCGAGCGCGAGCGCCTGTTCAAGCTGCCGCGCTCCAGCTGGGCCGACTACGACGCCAGGCTGATCAGCGCCGGTGGCGGCATCTATCCGCGCACGCTGAAGTCGATCGAGATCAGCGCGCCGGTGCGCGAGGCGCTGGGCCTGGAGGCGGGGGTCAGGCAGCTCTCGCCGAACGAGCTGATGAACGCGATCCTCAAGGCGCCGGTGGACCTGTTCTGGAACGGCGGCATCGGCACCTACGTCAAGGCGGCGAGCGAGAGCCATGGCGACGTCGGCGACCGCGCCAACAACGGCCTGCGCGTCAACGGCGGCGAGCTGCGCTGCAGGATCGTCGGCGAAGGCGGCAACCTGGGCCTGACCCAGCTCGGCCGCATCGAGGCCGCGCAGGCCGGGGTGCTGCTCAACACCGACTTCATCGACAACTCGGCCGGCGTGGACACCTCCGACCACGAGGTCAACATCAAGATCCTGCTCAACGACGTGGTGCAGGCCAAGAAGCTGACCGTGGCGGCGCGCAACACGCTGCTGGCGTCGATGACCGACGAGGTCGCCGAGCTTGTGCTGTGGGACAACATCCGCCAGAACCAGGCGCTGAGCCTGATGGAACGGATGAGCGTCAAGCGCCTGGGCTCCAAGCAGCACTTCATCCGCACCCTGGAAGCGCAGGGCCTGCTCGACCGGCAGATCGAATACCTGCCCTCGGACGCGGAGATCTCCGCGCGCAAGGCGCGCGGCCAGGGCCTGACCCGGCCGGAGCTGGCGGTGCTGCTGTCCTACTCCAAGCTGGTCGCGTTCCAGCAGCTGCTGGAATCGGACATCCCCGAGGACCCTTACCTGTCCAAGGAGCTGCAGCGCTACTTCCCGCAGCCGCTGCAGAAGAAGTACGCCGATGCGATGGAGCGGCACCGGCTCAAGCGCGAGATCATCGCCACCGCGGTCACCAACACCACCATCAACCGCATGGGCGCGACCTTCCTGATGCGCATGCAGGAAGACACCGGGCGCAGCATCGGCGAGGTCGCCAAGGCCTATACCATCAGCCGCGAGACGCTGGATGCGCGCGCGCTGTGGACGCAGATCGACGCGCTGGACGGGCAGGTGCCGGAGTCGGTGCAGATCGATGCGCTGGAAGTGATCTGGAAGCTGCAGCGCGCGTTCGTGCGCTGGCTGCTGTTCCGTCCCGGCCCGATGCCCGGCATCACCGCGGCGGTGGAGCGCTACCACGAGCCGTTCAACGACATCCGCGTCGCCTCCGGCGTGTTGCCGGACGCGCAGCGCCCGCTGTACGAGGCGCTGGTGCAGGAGTGGCAGGACAAGGGCCTGCCGCCGGCGCTGGCGCAGCAGCTGTCGGAACTGCGCTTCCTGGAGCCGGCGTTCGACATCATCGAGATGGCGCGCACCCGCAAGCTCAAGCCGGTGGAGGTGTCGAAGGTGCACTTCCGCCTCGGCGAGGCCTTGCAGTTGCCGTGGATCTTCGAGCAGATCGACGCACTGGAGGTCAACGGCCGCTGGCATGCGGTGGCCCGCGGCGTGCTGCGCGACGAGCTGGCCAAGCACCACAGCGCGCTGGCCGGGCAGGCCCTGGCGTTGCCGGGCGCCAATGCCGAGGCCAAGGTGCAGCAGTGGCTGCAGCGCGACGACAGCAGCCTGCGCTTCACCTTGAACATGCTGCAGGAACTGTCGGCGCAGAAGTCGCTGGACTACCCGACGGTGTCGGTGGCGGTGCAGCGGCTCGGGCAACTGGCGGCGCACGGGGTGTGA
- a CDS encoding TetR/AcrR family transcriptional regulator — protein sequence MSASPAQSRLPQARDQRVYAAVRELLAEEGMRLSMDAVAARAGCSKQTLYSRYRSKQDLLQRVMQDHMELSTTHLGPAQGELRGSLVRFAREHLEQLSEPRVLQSCQLIAAESRHFPEQARALFRDSAQALMQRLSERLQLAVAAGQLRHDDPHFMAELLLSMIVGMDFERQRFHTAHRSDAAAQRAWAEFAVDGFLRAFAAPPSLSFSTPDRSTTR from the coding sequence ATGAGCGCCTCCCCTGCCCAGTCACGCCTGCCCCAGGCGCGCGATCAGCGCGTGTATGCCGCCGTGCGCGAGCTGTTGGCGGAGGAAGGGATGCGCCTGAGCATGGACGCGGTGGCCGCGCGCGCCGGCTGTTCCAAGCAGACCCTGTACAGCCGCTACCGCAGCAAGCAGGACCTGCTGCAACGGGTGATGCAGGACCACATGGAACTGAGCACCACGCATCTGGGCCCGGCCCAGGGCGAACTGCGCGGCAGCCTGGTGCGCTTCGCCCGCGAGCACCTGGAACAGCTGTCCGAACCGCGCGTGCTGCAGAGCTGCCAGCTGATCGCGGCCGAATCGCGGCACTTCCCCGAGCAGGCCCGCGCCCTGTTCCGCGACAGCGCGCAGGCGCTGATGCAGCGCCTGAGCGAGCGCCTGCAGCTGGCGGTCGCCGCCGGCCAGCTGCGCCATGACGATCCGCACTTCATGGCCGAACTGCTGCTGAGCATGATCGTCGGCATGGATTTCGAGCGGCAGCGCTTCCATACCGCCCATCGCAGCGACGCCGCCGCGCAGCGCGCCTGGGCCGAATTCGCCGTCGACGGTTTTCTGCGCGCATTCGCCGCGCCCCCTTCCCTTTCGTTTTCAACACCAGACCGGAGTACCACCCGATGA